DNA from bacterium:
GGCGCCGACGCGGCCGGGCTGCCTCGGCGAGAGGTGTACGAGCGGCAGTACGCGATGGAGAAGCAGGCCGGGCACCCATTCTACGTCTCGATCCTGAAGGACGCGGTGTTTGCCCTCTTGCTGTTTCTTGCGGTCTCGGCCCTGGCGCTGACCCTCGGCACCCCGCTGGAGCCGCCCGCCAATCCCAATGCGACGACGTACGTGCCGCGCCCGGAGTGGTATTTCCTCGACTTCTTCCAGCTGCTCTGGTATCTGCAAGGGCAGTGGGAACCGCTCGGGATCTTCCTCATCGTGCTCGGGGTCGTGCTGGTGTTGTTGCTGCTGCCGTTCTACGATCGCTCGCCGGAGCGACATCCGGTCCGCCGGCCGATCGCAATGGCGTCCGCGGTGATCGCCATCGTCGCGGTGATGGGGCTCACGTACCTCGGCGCGCGCTCGCCCGGGTCGGCCCCGGCGCCTGCGGCGGCGGGCGGCGCAGCGGTTCCCCCGGGCGCGCGCGAGTTCCAAACCCAGGGGTGCGCCGGCTGCCACACGATCGCGGGGGTGGGGGGCACGGCCGGACCCAACCTGTCCCACATCGGCGGCCTCCTCACGCGGGCGCAGCTGCAGACGACGATTCTGAACGGCGCAACTGGGATGCCGGCGTTTTCGCACATCAGCCCGGAGGCCCTAAACGCCTTACTGAACTATCTCGAGTCCCTGAAATGATCGACGCGGGGGCGGCGGGCTAGAACGCGGCCCCCGAGAGCCCGCGCGGATCGAGGGCATCCCGGGCGGCGTCGCCGAGCAGGTTCGCGGCGAGGACCGTCAGCATGATAGCAAGCCCAGGGAACGTCGCGAGCCACCAGGCGTTCGCGAGGTAGTCCCGCCCTTCGCTCAGCATGGCGCCCCAGCTCGGGACCGGCGGCTGCACCCCGAGCCCGAGGAAGCTCAGCGCCGCCTCGAAGATGATGACCAGCCCGACCTCGAGCGTGGCGATCACGATGACCGGCGAGAGCACGTTCGGCAGGATGTGGCGGAACAGAATGCGCCCATCGCCCGCGCCCACCGCGACCTCCGCCTGAACGAACTCGCGCTCGCGCAGCGCGCGCGCCTGCGCGTACGTGACCCGCGCGTAACGCGGCCATCGGGTCAACCCCAGGACGAAGATCAGGTCGAGGAAGTTGGGGCCCAGCACCGCAACGGTGGCGATCGCCAACAGCAGAAACGGCACGGAGAGAATCACGTCCGCCAGCCGCATCAACCCGGCGTCGACCACGCCCCCGTAGTAGGCGCTGAGCACCCCGGCGGAGACGCCGGTGAGGCCAGCGATCCCGACGGCGACGATCGCCACCGTGAGCGAAACTCTCGCGCCGTAGATGATTCGCGACAATACGTCGCGGCCGAGCGAGTCGGTCCCAAGCAGGTACGCCGCGCCATCCCGCGCCGTGCCAGGAGGTAGCAGGCGTCGCAGCAGATCCTGCTGCACGGGATCGTGCGGCGCGAGGATGGGCGCCGCGACGGCGCTCACCGCGACCGCGAGGAGCACGGCGAGCCCGGCAAGCCCCTGTGGATGGCGGCGAAGTCGTCGCACCGACGGCCTACCCGAGCCGGATGCGGGGATCCGCCACGCTGTACAGGACGTCCGCGACGAGGCTCGTGGAGACGAAGACGACCGCGCCGACGAACACCGCCGCCTGGACGACCGTGTAGTCCCGAGCGGCGATCG
Protein-coding regions in this window:
- a CDS encoding cytochrome b N-terminal domain-containing protein produces the protein MWRRAVAWVDERLNVMPLWHGFLDRKVPKGIGWFHVFGSATLFLLVLQFATGIFLTVYYAPSTEHAYESIKFINEQVPFGKYVAGIHLWSASILVVVIGVHMLRTFAYGAYKYPRETTWITGVVLLFLVLAFAFTGYLLPYDQKAYWATVVGTNIAGAGPFVGDWALRVLRGGTAVGALTLQRFYAFHIWLLPAALALFVAAHLFMVIRQGIAAPPRRRPLDLGADAAGLPRREVYERQYAMEKQAGHPFYVSILKDAVFALLLFLAVSALALTLGTPLEPPANPNATTYVPRPEWYFLDFFQLLWYLQGQWEPLGIFLIVLGVVLVLLLLPFYDRSPERHPVRRPIAMASAVIAIVAVMGLTYLGARSPGSAPAPAAAGGAAVPPGAREFQTQGCAGCHTIAGVGGTAGPNLSHIGGLLTRAQLQTTILNGATGMPAFSHISPEALNALLNYLESLK
- a CDS encoding ABC transporter permease, yielding MRRLRRHPQGLAGLAVLLAVAVSAVAAPILAPHDPVQQDLLRRLLPPGTARDGAAYLLGTDSLGRDVLSRIIYGARVSLTVAIVAVGIAGLTGVSAGVLSAYYGGVVDAGLMRLADVILSVPFLLLAIATVAVLGPNFLDLIFVLGLTRWPRYARVTYAQARALREREFVQAEVAVGAGDGRILFRHILPNVLSPVIVIATLEVGLVIIFEAALSFLGLGVQPPVPSWGAMLSEGRDYLANAWWLATFPGLAIMLTVLAANLLGDAARDALDPRGLSGAAF